One window of the Nicotiana tabacum cultivar K326 chromosome 4, ASM71507v2, whole genome shotgun sequence genome contains the following:
- the LOC107823961 gene encoding MAPK kinase substrate protein At1g80180-like, producing MAGLQRSTTSFRRQGSSGLVWDDKILTASGELIQLGRFPKEESSTKADREEKEDPIRGAKPKLEVSVSVNKASSETAGSIERSRSNRGFRTGKVSPAIEPPSPKVSACGFCSAFGKNEKSNRRPKSGKRKM from the coding sequence ATGGCTGGATTACAGAGATCCACGACGTCGTTTCGGAGACAGGGTTCATCAGGACTTGTATGGGACGACAAAATATTGACAGCGTCAGGTGAATTGATTCAGCTGGGCCGTTTTCCTAAAGAAGAAAGTAGTACTAAAGCTGacagagaagaaaaagaagatccAATTAGAGGAGCAAAACCCAAATTGGAGGTGTCGGTGTCTGTGAATAAGGCTTCATCAGAAACAGCTGGATCCATTGAAAGGAGCCGATCTAACCGCGGGTTCCGAACTGGTAAGGTGTCGCCGGCAATAGAGCCGCCGTCTCCTAAAGTATCTGCATGTGGATTCTGTAGCGCCTTTGGAAAGAATGAAAAATCTAACCGACGACCCAAATCCGGTAAGCGAAAGATGTAA
- the LOC107823960 gene encoding F-box protein At5g49610-like, with product MWRNLPFDILANIFSYLSPDSLARAKSACKNWHICAKNSASPQRHHPPWFVALPTRITGHFCYAHNPIDDSWHLLPLDFIPNPIRPIAAIGGLILLREATTTILQLAICNPFTKQFRQLPKLNVTRTNPAVGVIESNSVNFKVYVAGGMSEASSIGGGASYEPTLEVYDSVYNNWKTIGPMPMEFSVRLTVWTPNESVYCNGVLYWITSARAYTIMGYEIGKNKWRELSVPMADRLEFAALVPRNGKLSLVGGTCDAGACIWELCEGNNWRMIEKVPQELGARLLEGKGRWGSINTKCVYTAGAMCLYRDLESGMVVWRECAKKDKWEWHWIEGCGSIKGMKLQNFPIKGLLLHPYLASSSVLKQ from the coding sequence ATGTGGAGAAACCTTCCTTTTGATATCTTGGCCAACATTTTCTCTTATCTTTCCCCAGATTCCTTAGCCAGGGCGAAATCAGCTTGCAAAAATTGGCATATATGTGCCAAGAATTCAGCTTCACCTCAGCGGCACCACCCGCCGTGGTTCGTAGCGTTGCCAACGCGCATCACGGGGCACTTTTGCTATGCTCACAATCCCATTGATGATTCTTGGCACCTATTGCCTCTTGACTTCATTCCCAACCCAATTCGCCCCATTGCTGCAATTGGCGGCCTGATACTTCTAAGAGAGGCTACAACTACTATCCTTCAATTAGCCATATGCAACCCCTTCACTAAGCAATTCAGACAACTCCCTAAGCTAAATGTCACAAGGACTAATCCAGCAGTTGGGGTAATAGAATCAAATTCAGTCAACTTCAAGGTCTATGTGGCTGGAGGAATGTCAGAGGCTAGCAGCATTGGAGGAGGTGCCTCGTATGAGCCCACCTTAGAAGTATACGATTCTGTTTACAATAATTGGAAAACAATTGGACCAATGCCAATGGAATTTTCTGTAAGGCTAACAGTTTGGACACCAAACGAGAGCGTTTACTGTAACGGTGTCCTGTATTGGATCACGTCTGCTCGCGCTTATACCATAATGGGATACGAAATTGGGAAGAATAAATGGAGAGAGTTAAGTGTGCCAATGGCTGACAGGCTTGAATTTGCAGCATTAGTGCCAAGAAATGGGAAGTTGAGTCTTGTTGGCGGAACGTGTGATGCTGGAGCATGTATATGGGAACTTTGTGAAGGTAATAATTGGAGAATGATTGAGAAAGTGCCACAAGAACTTGGGGCAAGATTGTTAGAAGGTAAAGGAAGATGGGGTAGTATTAATACCAAATGTGTGTATACTGCTGGTGCTATGTGTTTGTATAGAGATCTTGAATCAGGAATGGTAGTATGGAGGGAATGTGCAAAAAAAGATAAGTGGGAATGGCATTGGATTGAAGGGTGTGGTTCAATAAAAGGGATGAAATTGCAGAACTTCCCAATTAAAGGACTGCTGCTACATCCCTATCTTGCATCTTCTAGTGTCCTGAAACAATGA